GGCGGGAACTTGCCGAGGATCAGTTCGGGCGCACCCGAAGGGCCCTGGACATCGAAGCCATTTATGCGGAGCTTTGCGAGGAAGAGGAAGAAGAGAAAACGCCGGCCAGGGGGAGGAGGTGAAAGTGTCCAAAAGTCAGGTCTACCGCCGCCTCCTGGACTACGTTATCCCCTACCGGGGGCGGTTTGTGGTAGCGATTTTGTGCACCGTCGTGGTGGGCGCCCTCAACGCTGTTCCGGCGCTCCTGGTCCGGTACGCCGTGGACGATGTCCTTATCGGGAAAAATATGTCAATCGCGTTCTATCTCGCCGCGGGAATCGTGCTCGTCTACATGGCGAAAGCAATTCTCGCCTATGGACAGAACTATTTAATGTACTGGGTGGGCCAGCGCGTCGTGATGGATGTCCGGAACGAGTTGCACAACCATTTTATCCGGCTTCCTCTCGGATTTTTCGACGAGAAGGCCACTGGCGAACTGATGGCCAAGATTACCTTTGACATCTCCCTGATGCAGAAGGCGGCCTCGAATGCCATCCGGGACATGGGGAGGCACTTTTTCACCTTTCTCAGCCTCCTCGGCGTTGCCCTGTACCAGAACCCATGGATGACGTTCATTGCGGTTGTCGCGGTGCCGCCGGTGGGATACCTCATCGCGGGGCTGGGCGAGAAAATCCGCCGGATCACGCGGGGCACTCAAGAGCGGATGGGCGACATCAGCTCGCTGATGAAGGAGACCTACGACGGCATGCGCGTGGTCAAGACTTTCGGGGCGGAGGATTATGAAGAACAACGCTTCGCGCGCGCGAACCTTTCCTTCTTCCGGACGGTCATGAAGGCGCTTCGGCTCAGGGCGCTGGGGCCGCCGCTGGTGGAAGTCACTGGGGGCGTCCTGGGGGGACTGGTCCTGTGGTATGGCGCCTCTCTGGTGATTCGCGGCGAGCTCACGGCGGGCCAGCTGTCGAGCTTTCTGGTGGCCCTCGGGATGCTCTATAGCCCCCTCAAGGCTTTTGCCCGCGTCTACAACACCTTGATGGAAGGGGTGGCGGGAGCGCAGGCCGTATTCGAGATGATGGACAACCATGCGCCCGAGGTGATCGTGCCGTCCGGCCACCAGATGGGGCGCCTCTCGAAGAGCATCCGTTTTGAGGGGGTGGATTTTTCCTATGGCGAGAGTCCTGTCCTCAAGGGAGTGGACCTTGAAGTTCCCGCCGGGTCCATATTCGCCCTGGTGGGCATGAGCGGCGCGGGAAAGACCACCCTTCTGGACGTGATCCCGCGGTTTTATATTCCCACCGCCGGCCGCATCATCTATGACGGTGTGGACGGCGCGGAAATTGACTTGGCGAGCCTCCGAAAGCAGATCGCCTCCGTCTCCCAGCAGATTGTGCTGTTCAGCGGAACCGTGACGCAAAATATCGCCTATGCGATGAATGGCGCAGTCGACATGGCGGCGGTGGAAGCAGCGGCCAGACTTGCCCACGCGCATGAGTTCATCTCCCGCCTCCCGCACGGGTACGATACCCCCATTGGCGAGGACGGCGCCCGCCTGTCGGGCGGCGAGCGGCAGCGCCTCGCCATCGCCCGGGCGGTATTGCGAAACCCCTCGATCCTTCTCCTCGATGAGGCGACGAGCGCCCTCGACGCCGAAAGCGAGCAGCTGATTCAGGATGCGCTCAATCGCCTGATGCGGGACCGGACCACGATCGTCGTGGCTCACCGGCTGTCTACCGTGCGTGCGGCGGATGCCATCGCCGTCCTGCAAGAGGGAAGGATCGTCTCACAGGGCAAGCACGCTGAACTGATGTCCGCGGGCGGCCTCTACAAGAAGCTCTACGAGATGCAGTTCTCCACCGAGCAGCCGCCCTCTCCCGGCTTGGGTAGCTCTTAGATGATAGAGGACACACACCGTCCGCTCTCTGTCCTCCAGGTGGTCACCTGCCGGGGATGGAGTTCGGACGCCTGGGCGGCGGTCGCCCTTTGCCTCGGCCTTCAGAATGCGG
This genomic window from bacterium contains:
- a CDS encoding ABC transporter ATP-binding protein codes for the protein MSKSQVYRRLLDYVIPYRGRFVVAILCTVVVGALNAVPALLVRYAVDDVLIGKNMSIAFYLAAGIVLVYMAKAILAYGQNYLMYWVGQRVVMDVRNELHNHFIRLPLGFFDEKATGELMAKITFDISLMQKAASNAIRDMGRHFFTFLSLLGVALYQNPWMTFIAVVAVPPVGYLIAGLGEKIRRITRGTQERMGDISSLMKETYDGMRVVKTFGAEDYEEQRFARANLSFFRTVMKALRLRALGPPLVEVTGGVLGGLVLWYGASLVIRGELTAGQLSSFLVALGMLYSPLKAFARVYNTLMEGVAGAQAVFEMMDNHAPEVIVPSGHQMGRLSKSIRFEGVDFSYGESPVLKGVDLEVPAGSIFALVGMSGAGKTTLLDVIPRFYIPTAGRIIYDGVDGAEIDLASLRKQIASVSQQIVLFSGTVTQNIAYAMNGAVDMAAVEAAARLAHAHEFISRLPHGYDTPIGEDGARLSGGERQRLAIARAVLRNPSILLLDEATSALDAESEQLIQDALNRLMRDRTTIVVAHRLSTVRAADAIAVLQEGRIVSQGKHAELMSAGGLYKKLYEMQFSTEQPPSPGLGSS